From the Roseibium salinum genome, one window contains:
- a CDS encoding response regulator, with amino-acid sequence MQTTLLVEDASFFEKAIVKKLHEVGRHQIMVARSYAEAENCLDLPIGDPDLALVDLTLPDAPDGEIVDLCSERHIPTIVFTSRFDPKIRNKMLSKGVIDYVLKDSPAV; translated from the coding sequence ATGCAGACCACTCTCCTGGTTGAAGACGCATCGTTCTTTGAAAAGGCGATCGTCAAGAAATTGCATGAAGTCGGCCGTCACCAGATCATGGTTGCCCGATCCTATGCGGAGGCGGAAAACTGCCTGGATCTTCCGATCGGCGACCCGGACCTTGCCCTCGTCGACCTGACACTACCCGACGCGCCGGACGGCGAGATCGTGGACCTGTGCAGTGAAAGGCACATCCCGACCATCGTCTTCACCAGCCGTTTCGATCCGAAAATCCGGAACAAGATGCTGAGCAAGGGCGTGATCGACTACGTCCTGAAAGACTCCCCGGCAGTCTGA
- a CDS encoding TIGR00730 family Rossman fold protein yields MNTVPQNQLTSVCVYCGSSFGSDLSHEAAATRLGQLIAEAGLRLVYGGGSVGLMGTVANSALEAGGKVTGIIPHFLEKREVMLESLDDLIITKDMHERKHLMFQKADAFIALPGGIGTLEEAVEMMTWAQLGQHRKPVALANINGFWSPLLELFDHMRAQGYIRPETEVPYLVAKRVEDVLPMLQRAVGGGDQDNPDEVATVSEL; encoded by the coding sequence ATGAATACGGTTCCTCAAAATCAGCTCACAAGCGTCTGTGTTTATTGCGGCTCCAGCTTTGGCTCGGACCTGTCCCACGAGGCGGCCGCCACCCGGCTCGGCCAGCTCATCGCCGAGGCAGGCCTGCGCCTGGTCTATGGCGGCGGCTCGGTCGGTCTGATGGGCACGGTTGCGAATTCGGCACTGGAAGCGGGCGGCAAAGTCACCGGCATTATACCGCATTTCCTCGAAAAGCGGGAGGTCATGCTGGAATCCCTGGATGACCTGATCATCACCAAGGACATGCACGAGCGAAAACACCTGATGTTCCAGAAGGCGGATGCATTCATTGCCCTGCCTGGCGGCATCGGAACGCTTGAGGAAGCCGTGGAGATGATGACCTGGGCGCAGCTCGGCCAGCATCGCAAGCCCGTGGCGCTTGCCAATATCAACGGTTTCTGGTCGCCCCTTCTCGAACTGTTCGACCATATGCGCGCCCAGGGCTATATCCGTCCGGAGACGGAAGTGCCCTATCTGGTGGCCAAACGCGTCGAAGATGTCCTGCCGATGCTGCAACGGGCCGTTGGCGGCGGGGACCAGGATAATCCGGACGAAGTCGCTACGGTTTCGGAACTTTAG